The window GCCCAGCAGCATGGCACCGATCGTGGACACCTGGTTCATCCACGTCCAGCCGTCAGAGGGCGCGTAGTCGGCGTACCGCCGCGGCATCCCGTCGACGCCGGCCCAGTGCTGCACGAGGAACGTCATGTGGAACCCGATGAACAGCATCCAGAAGTGCACCATGCCCAGCCGCTCGTTGAGCATCTTTCCGGTCCACTTCGGCCACCAGAAATAGAAGCCCGAGAACATGGCGAACACGACCGTGCCGAACACCACATAGTGGAAGTGCGCGACGACGAAGTACGAGTCGGAGAGGAAGAAGTCCAGCGGCGGCGACGCCAGGATCACGCCGGTCAGACCGCCGAAGATGAATGACGCCAGGAACCCGATCGCGAAGACCATCGGCGTCTCGAATGTCACCGAGCCGCGCCACATCGTGCCCAGCCAGTTGAAGATCTTCACACCCGTGGGCACCGCGATCAGCATCGTCATCAGCGAGAAGAACGGCAGCAGCACCGCGCCGGTGACATACATGTGGTGCGCCCACACCGATGCCGACAGTGCGGCGATCGAGATGGTGGCGTAGACCAGCGTCTTGTATCCAAAGATCGGCTTGCGGCTGAACACCGGGAACACCTCGGAGACGATGCCGAAGAACGGCAGCGCGATGATGTACACCTCGGGGTGGCCGAAGAACCAGAACAGGTGCTGCCACAGCAGCACGCCGCCGTTGGCCGGGTCGTAGATGTGCGCGCCCAGCACGCGGTCGGCAGCGGCGGCCAGGATCGCGGCGGCCAGCACCGGGAAGACCATGAGGATAAGGATGCTGGTGATCAGTGTGTTCCAGCTGAAGATCGGCATGCGCCACATCGTCATGCCCGGCGCGCGCATGGTGATCACGGTGGTGATGAAGTTGACCGCACCCAGGATGGTGCCGAAACCGCTCATGCCGAGCCCGAGCATCCAGAGGTTGCCGCCCGCACCCGGAGAGAAGGTCGCATTGGCGAGTGGCTGATACGCGAACCAGCCGAAGGCGGCCGCGCCCTGCGGGGTCAGGAATCCCGACACGGCGATCAACGAGCCGAACAGGAACAGCCAGAATGCGAAGGCGTTCAGACGCGGGAAGGCCACGTCGGGAGCGCCCAGCTGCAGCGGCAGGATCGCGTTGGCGAACCCGGCGAACAGCGGCGTCGCGAACATCAGCAGCATGATCGTGCCGTGCATCGTGAACAGCTGGTTGAACTGATCTTTTGTGGGGATGATCTGCATCCCCGGCTCGAACAGCTCAGCGCGGATGATCAGGGCCATGACGCCACCGAGCATGAAGAACATGACGGAGGCGATCAGGTACATGTAGCCGATCGTCTTGTGGTCGGTGGAGGTGATCCACTTGACGA is drawn from Microbacterium protaetiae and contains these coding sequences:
- the ctaD gene encoding cytochrome c oxidase subunit I encodes the protein MATTLPLQESSRTTTLPPRQAALLSSTRVEQKGNIVVKWITSTDHKTIGYMYLIASVMFFMLGGVMALIIRAELFEPGMQIIPTKDQFNQLFTMHGTIMLLMFATPLFAGFANAILPLQLGAPDVAFPRLNAFAFWLFLFGSLIAVSGFLTPQGAAAFGWFAYQPLANATFSPGAGGNLWMLGLGMSGFGTILGAVNFITTVITMRAPGMTMWRMPIFSWNTLITSILILMVFPVLAAAILAAAADRVLGAHIYDPANGGVLLWQHLFWFFGHPEVYIIALPFFGIVSEVFPVFSRKPIFGYKTLVYATISIAALSASVWAHHMYVTGAVLLPFFSLMTMLIAVPTGVKIFNWLGTMWRGSVTFETPMVFAIGFLASFIFGGLTGVILASPPLDFFLSDSYFVVAHFHYVVFGTVVFAMFSGFYFWWPKWTGKMLNERLGMVHFWMLFIGFHMTFLVQHWAGVDGMPRRYADYAPSDGWTWMNQVSTIGAMLLGSSMIPFLLNVWITARNAPRVTVNDPWGYGASLEWATSCPPPRHNFTSIPRIRSERPAFDLNHPEAAGEPILVGAAVAEGEAK